The following proteins are encoded in a genomic region of Chryseobacterium cucumeris:
- a CDS encoding SusC/RagA family TonB-linked outer membrane protein, which produces MKQSNLKYSGLIAVLYFGMNVNAQVTQDSAKVQKIDEVVMIGYGSRKKVDNTTSISSISAEEVTRTKVLNASQAIQGKAAGVQVIASDAPGSTPTVMIRGLGTVLGGRTPLYVVDGMYADNINNINSNDILTYDVLKDAAALAIYGNRAANGVIIITTKSGRGKLSVTYDGLVGFRTPLKTIKMANGTEFATYNNAGKASTYLNPNQPYNTDWFKEITRTGIYNQHNVSISGSSEAAKYFLSLSNYDEQSILKGTNYNRTTVRTNNEFRITKGIRLAQTLSATFTNDTPKSYGAFTNAYKQSPLVPVYYPNGKYGQPIYNKTNGNIDYEGGRFNNVGNPVMQLAYDNQRGKNFLLQGGLKLDIDIYKDLKFTSQFSGEYNNYKYYNFVNSKAFWLDSDPMRVDSGYDTSLPLTRLTNKNQNYFNWVLNNYLTYSKKVGNHDIEIVAGTEASVANGLETLTINRKNVPVSQDYWNLDGVDYYGNLFSDNTTKAIESIKGNRNTTISYFGRLQYKFMNRYLLSGTIRRDGSSQFAEGHTWGTFPSFGAGWIISEESFMQDGFFDLLKLRGGWGKLGNQKVPLNYLPLSSGATYNYGFGTSPVSNGITVNQGYDPSLGWEVTEETSLGLDFAILNKRLSGSFDVYNRKTNNLILGVVPYLATGISEVNFSHMGSVVNKGAEISLNWADKVGEDFTYSIGANYSYNKNKLASIDLSKPVSQLVGGNLGNGQDTKIFNAKAVGYALGSFYLWEADGYDANGNLKFKDLNGNGVTGSADPGDRRFFGSYIPKSTLGVNFSMSYKNWDFALSGYGAFGFKVYNGKKAQRNGGENVEASVANDFWTPTNTNAANPVNPANIPIASTFYLESGDYFRINNISVGYTFKNVTDYMKSIKLYVSAINPIVFQKYSGYSSELSGYNPADPTAEGDPIKRAGVELDAYPTLRSFVFGVNLNF; this is translated from the coding sequence ATGAAACAAAGTAATTTAAAGTATTCAGGTCTCATTGCCGTGTTATATTTCGGGATGAACGTGAATGCACAGGTTACGCAGGATTCTGCTAAAGTCCAGAAGATTGACGAAGTCGTTATGATTGGATATGGTAGCCGTAAAAAAGTAGACAACACTACTTCTATTAGTTCTATCAGTGCGGAGGAAGTAACCAGAACCAAAGTATTGAATGCGTCACAGGCTATTCAGGGAAAAGCTGCCGGAGTACAGGTTATTGCTTCTGATGCGCCGGGATCAACTCCGACAGTAATGATCAGAGGACTTGGTACTGTATTGGGTGGAAGAACACCTTTATATGTAGTTGATGGAATGTACGCCGATAACATCAACAATATCAACTCTAATGATATTCTTACCTATGATGTATTGAAAGATGCTGCAGCATTGGCAATCTATGGTAACAGAGCGGCTAACGGGGTAATCATTATTACTACGAAATCAGGTAGGGGGAAGTTAAGTGTTACCTATGATGGATTGGTTGGATTCAGAACCCCTTTAAAAACCATTAAAATGGCTAACGGGACTGAATTTGCAACTTATAATAATGCAGGTAAAGCAAGTACTTATCTGAACCCTAATCAGCCGTACAACACAGATTGGTTCAAAGAAATTACAAGAACAGGGATTTATAACCAACATAATGTTTCTATTTCAGGATCTTCAGAAGCTGCTAAATACTTCTTAAGTTTAAGTAATTATGATGAGCAGTCTATCCTTAAAGGAACAAATTATAACAGGACTACAGTAAGAACCAATAACGAATTCAGGATTACCAAAGGTATCAGATTAGCGCAGACTTTAAGTGCTACCTTTACCAATGATACTCCTAAATCGTATGGTGCTTTTACAAATGCATATAAACAATCGCCATTAGTCCCTGTATATTATCCGAATGGAAAATATGGTCAGCCTATATATAATAAGACCAACGGGAATATCGATTATGAAGGAGGGCGATTTAATAATGTCGGGAACCCTGTAATGCAGCTTGCCTATGACAATCAAAGAGGAAAAAATTTCTTATTGCAGGGTGGGTTAAAACTGGATATTGATATTTATAAAGATTTGAAGTTTACTTCTCAGTTTAGTGGTGAGTACAATAATTATAAATATTACAATTTTGTAAATTCCAAAGCATTCTGGTTAGATAGCGATCCAATGAGGGTTGATAGTGGATATGATACTTCTTTGCCTCTGACAAGATTAACCAATAAAAACCAAAACTATTTCAACTGGGTACTTAATAACTATTTAACCTATAGCAAGAAAGTAGGAAATCATGATATTGAAATTGTAGCTGGTACAGAAGCTTCAGTTGCCAATGGTCTTGAAACCTTAACGATCAACAGAAAGAATGTACCCGTTTCACAAGACTACTGGAATCTGGATGGCGTAGATTACTATGGTAATTTATTTAGTGATAATACGACCAAAGCCATTGAATCTATAAAAGGGAACAGAAACACCACAATTTCTTATTTCGGAAGGCTTCAGTATAAATTTATGAACCGTTATTTATTAAGCGGGACAATCAGAAGAGATGGATCATCTCAGTTCGCTGAGGGACACACATGGGGGACATTTCCATCATTTGGAGCCGGATGGATCATTTCTGAAGAAAGCTTTATGCAGGACGGATTCTTTGATCTTTTAAAATTAAGAGGAGGCTGGGGTAAATTAGGTAACCAGAAGGTTCCGCTAAATTATTTGCCACTTTCATCCGGAGCAACATATAATTATGGATTCGGTACATCGCCTGTAAGTAATGGAATAACTGTTAATCAGGGATATGACCCTAGTTTAGGATGGGAAGTAACCGAAGAAACTTCGTTAGGATTAGATTTTGCAATCCTGAATAAAAGGTTATCGGGTAGCTTTGATGTTTATAACAGAAAAACCAATAATCTTATCTTGGGGGTGGTACCTTATCTTGCAACAGGTATTTCTGAAGTGAATTTTTCACACATGGGAAGTGTTGTCAATAAAGGTGCTGAGATAAGTTTAAACTGGGCTGATAAAGTAGGTGAGGATTTTACTTATTCAATTGGTGCCAATTATTCTTACAATAAGAACAAACTTGCCAGTATTGATCTTTCCAAGCCGGTTTCTCAACTTGTGGGAGGAAATCTTGGAAACGGACAGGATACAAAAATTTTTAATGCTAAGGCAGTTGGTTACGCATTAGGAAGTTTCTATCTATGGGAAGCAGACGGTTATGATGCAAACGGTAACCTGAAGTTTAAAGACTTGAATGGTAATGGAGTTACCGGAAGTGCAGATCCGGGAGACAGACGTTTCTTTGGCTCTTACATACCAAAATCAACCTTAGGTGTTAATTTTTCAATGTCTTACAAGAATTGGGATTTTGCTTTGAGCGGTTATGGAGCTTTTGGATTCAAAGTGTATAATGGTAAAAAAGCACAAAGGAATGGTGGAGAAAATGTCGAAGCTTCTGTAGCGAATGATTTCTGGACTCCTACAAACACTAATGCAGCAAATCCTGTAAATCCTGCAAATATCCCAATTGCATCAACATTCTATTTGGAAAGTGGAGATTATTTCAGAATCAATAATATTTCAGTAGGGTATACATTTAAAAATGTAACGGATTATATGAAATCAATTAAGCTCTATGTAAGTGCGATTAATCCAATTGTATTCCAGAAATACTCAGGATATTCCTCAGAATTATCAGGATATAATCCTGCAGATCCTACAGCAGAAGGAGATCCAATTAAACGTGCAGGCGTAGAATTAGATGCTTATCCTACATTGAGATCTTTTGTATTTGGTGTTAACCTAAATTTTTAA
- a CDS encoding RagB/SusD family nutrient uptake outer membrane protein — MNKKYIIAAAFLILGAVNQSCSNDFVDVSPTEKIPEDALGEIYNNNEGANSLVTSIYAKFLDWNMSTFAWIGVTSIVSDDADKGSSPSDSGSDKDILDALTFTASTPSFKELFASNYQGINRCNQALKYLPKLDKADPQLRQRLIGEAKFLRAFMYFTLVRSFGGVPLVDHVPVTGVEADKQMTLTRKSKEEIYAFIEQDLKDAIAVLPNKSAYGAGNIGRASVGAAHALLAKVYLYQKKWQLAVDETNLVTGYSLTPNFQDIYKVSGENNAESVFEINGTGGTAGRAIQQYSQVQGARGTTGWGWGFSTPTQGLYDAYSATDSRRDATIIHRDMTLYDGYYVGPNTENKFYNYKAYSSNYRDQASTDVNIRYLRYAEVLLIRAEAMNELGQTSAAIPFLNQVRNRANIGNTTASSQADVRLDIWKQRRLELAFEHDRWFDLVRTGQAQAAMAADGGKKFIVGKHELFPLPQDFIMEAGGLSAQNPGY, encoded by the coding sequence ATGAATAAGAAATATATCATAGCAGCTGCATTTTTAATTTTAGGAGCTGTTAACCAGAGTTGCAGCAATGACTTCGTTGATGTATCACCTACAGAAAAAATTCCTGAGGATGCTTTGGGTGAAATATACAATAATAATGAAGGAGCCAATAGTTTGGTAACTAGTATTTATGCAAAGTTTTTAGACTGGAATATGAGTACGTTTGCATGGATTGGAGTGACATCAATTGTTTCTGATGATGCAGATAAAGGTTCAAGTCCAAGTGATTCAGGTTCAGATAAAGACATTTTGGATGCTTTGACATTTACAGCATCAACACCATCATTCAAAGAATTGTTTGCTTCTAATTATCAGGGGATTAACAGGTGTAATCAGGCGCTAAAATATCTTCCTAAATTAGATAAAGCAGACCCGCAGTTACGTCAGAGATTAATAGGAGAGGCAAAGTTTTTAAGAGCATTTATGTACTTTACTCTGGTAAGATCTTTTGGAGGAGTTCCGCTAGTAGACCATGTTCCCGTAACAGGGGTTGAAGCTGATAAGCAAATGACACTTACCAGAAAAAGTAAGGAAGAAATTTATGCATTCATTGAACAGGATCTTAAGGATGCCATAGCCGTTCTTCCTAATAAATCAGCCTATGGGGCAGGTAATATAGGGAGAGCATCTGTTGGTGCTGCCCATGCGCTTTTAGCAAAGGTGTATTTATATCAGAAGAAATGGCAGCTTGCTGTGGATGAGACTAATTTGGTTACAGGGTATTCATTGACACCTAATTTCCAGGATATTTATAAAGTTTCAGGAGAAAATAATGCTGAATCTGTTTTCGAAATTAACGGAACAGGAGGGACAGCAGGAAGAGCAATCCAGCAGTACAGCCAGGTTCAGGGAGCCAGAGGTACTACAGGCTGGGGCTGGGGATTCTCTACTCCTACCCAAGGTCTGTATGATGCTTATTCTGCAACAGATTCAAGAAGAGATGCTACGATTATCCACAGAGATATGACTTTATATGATGGATATTATGTAGGTCCAAATACAGAAAATAAATTCTATAATTATAAAGCTTATTCTTCCAATTATAGAGATCAGGCTTCAACAGACGTAAACATTCGTTATCTGAGATATGCTGAAGTACTATTAATCAGAGCTGAAGCAATGAATGAGCTTGGACAAACATCTGCAGCTATTCCTTTCCTGAATCAGGTAAGAAACAGAGCAAACATCGGAAACACGACTGCTTCTTCTCAGGCAGACGTAAGATTGGATATCTGGAAACAAAGAAGATTAGAGCTTGCTTTCGAACATGACAGATGGTTTGATCTTGTAAGAACCGGACAAGCCCAGGCAGCCATGGCGGCTGATGGTGGTAAAAAATTCATCGTTGGAAAACATGAACTATTCCCACTTCCACAAGACTTTATAATGGAAGCAGGTGGATTGTCAGCACAAAACCCCGGCTATTAA
- a CDS encoding glucoamylase family protein yields the protein MKRNVLSMAITSLFFVYSCKNAPVAKQETGKTEAVKSNITDEQLMDRVQKDALKYFWDYAEPNSMLGRERYHEDNIYPDNDKHVITTGGSGFGLATILVGVERGFVPRKEAVKRLSHIMDFLAKADRHKGAWSHWINGETGKTVPFGKKDNGGDLVETAFLTSGILMVREYFKNGNAEEKALAEKCDELWKGIQWNWYTKGGEKVLYWHWSPDYQWEMNFPLEGYNECLITYILAASSPTHSIDAETYYKGWTRNGTYLTDKTKYGLPLYVKHNYAEEYGGPLFWAQYSYIGLDPTGLSDKLVKNYFDINKNQTLIDYKYCVENPKQWKGYGPNYWGLTAGYTRNEDGSTGYTAHMPGNDNGVITPTAALSSFPYTPKESMAFLRFMYTQKPEFIGSAGPYDATSINYNNWFTPRYLAIDQGTIAPMIENYRSGFLWKLFMNAPEIQQGLKKLSFRSAKYGLK from the coding sequence ATGAAAAGGAACGTATTATCAATGGCTATTACTTCATTATTCTTTGTGTATTCCTGTAAAAATGCGCCCGTTGCCAAACAGGAAACCGGAAAAACTGAAGCGGTAAAAAGCAATATCACGGATGAACAACTGATGGACAGAGTGCAGAAGGATGCTTTAAAATACTTCTGGGACTATGCAGAACCTAACTCAATGCTGGGAAGAGAACGTTACCATGAAGATAATATCTATCCGGATAACGATAAGCACGTGATCACTACAGGAGGCTCAGGCTTCGGGTTGGCAACTATTCTGGTTGGGGTGGAAAGAGGATTTGTTCCAAGAAAAGAAGCAGTGAAAAGGCTTAGTCATATCATGGATTTCCTGGCTAAAGCAGACCGTCACAAAGGAGCATGGTCACATTGGATCAATGGAGAAACCGGAAAAACAGTCCCGTTCGGAAAAAAGGATAATGGCGGTGATCTTGTAGAAACGGCATTTCTTACCTCAGGAATACTGATGGTTCGTGAATACTTTAAAAACGGAAATGCAGAAGAAAAAGCCCTGGCAGAAAAATGTGATGAACTGTGGAAAGGAATCCAATGGAACTGGTATACCAAAGGAGGTGAGAAAGTTCTATACTGGCACTGGTCACCGGATTACCAATGGGAAATGAATTTTCCTCTTGAGGGATATAATGAATGCCTGATCACTTATATTTTAGCAGCGTCTTCACCTACTCATTCTATTGATGCAGAAACCTACTATAAAGGCTGGACCAGAAACGGAACTTACCTTACAGATAAAACAAAATACGGACTACCTCTGTATGTAAAACACAACTATGCCGAAGAATATGGCGGCCCGCTTTTCTGGGCACAATATTCATATATCGGGCTTGATCCTACGGGATTATCCGATAAGCTTGTCAAAAACTACTTTGACATCAATAAAAATCAAACCCTTATCGATTACAAATACTGTGTTGAAAATCCAAAACAATGGAAAGGGTATGGCCCCAACTATTGGGGGCTTACAGCCGGATATACCAGAAATGAGGACGGAAGCACAGGATACACCGCTCACATGCCTGGCAATGATAATGGAGTGATTACTCCTACAGCTGCATTGAGCAGTTTTCCCTATACACCAAAAGAATCAATGGCTTTCCTGAGATTCATGTATACCCAAAAACCTGAATTCATAGGATCTGCGGGACCTTATGATGCTACCTCCATTAATTATAACAATTGGTTTACCCCAAGATATCTGGCGATAGATCAGGGAACGATAGCACCCATGATTGAAAATTACAGATCAGGATTCCTTTGGAAGTTATTTATGAATGCCCCGGAAATTCAACAGGGATTAAAAAAACTAAGCTTCCGGTCAGCCAAATATGGACTCAAATAA
- a CDS encoding prolyl oligopeptidase family serine peptidase: MKLKLKHIPLLLLPFSIPMNAQEIKGELNKEIKRQEKMSYILDYPQNVKGNVPLIVFLHGSGERGTNLDLVKAHSPFTYKNLIKGPVAVLAPQCPEGTWWDTVTVYNLIKEIQKKYKIDASRIYLTGLSMGGWGTLKLAMEHPEMFAAVASVCAPTDQVMTANIHRFKDLNLKIFHGGMDDIVLPANAFNFYQKLHPVNPSAELVIFPNDNHNSWDSAYSNPALYEWMLSKRKEK, translated from the coding sequence ATGAAACTAAAACTGAAACATATTCCTCTTTTACTGCTGCCGTTTTCAATACCAATGAATGCGCAGGAGATAAAAGGGGAACTCAATAAAGAAATTAAAAGACAGGAAAAAATGTCTTACATTCTGGATTATCCGCAGAATGTTAAAGGAAATGTACCATTAATAGTTTTCCTTCATGGTTCAGGAGAGCGTGGAACTAATCTTGATCTTGTAAAGGCACACAGCCCGTTTACCTATAAAAACCTGATCAAAGGACCTGTAGCTGTTCTCGCACCCCAATGTCCGGAAGGAACATGGTGGGATACGGTTACCGTATATAATCTGATCAAGGAAATTCAGAAGAAATATAAAATTGATGCTTCCCGTATTTATCTTACAGGACTTTCTATGGGAGGATGGGGAACCTTAAAGCTGGCTATGGAGCATCCGGAAATGTTTGCTGCAGTGGCTTCAGTTTGTGCTCCTACAGATCAGGTCATGACCGCTAATATTCATCGGTTTAAAGATCTGAACTTGAAAATTTTCCATGGCGGAATGGATGATATTGTATTACCGGCCAATGCTTTTAATTTTTATCAGAAGCTGCATCCTGTAAACCCTTCAGCAGAGTTGGTTATTTTCCCGAATGATAATCATAATTCATGGGATTCGGCATACTCAAATCCCGCTTTGTATGAATGGATGCTGTCCAAAAGGAAAGAAAAGTAA
- the bglX gene encoding beta-glucosidase BglX, whose translation MKKLIVIATLALAPVFSAQEMVTKPVQSYQTAQYQAKKKAFVDNLLSKMTLDEKIGQMNLPTSGDFTTGQAQSSDIGKKVEQGLVGGLFNIKGADKIKAVQKVAVEKSRLKIPMIFGMDVIHGYETTFPIPLGLAASWDMNLIQQSAKVAAREAASDGINWTFSPMVDISREPRWGRVSEGSGEDPYLGSEISKNMVYGYQGKDLANGTNILACVKHFALYGAGESGRDYNTVDMSHVRMFNEYFPPYKAAVDAGVASVMASFNEVDGVPATGNRWLQTEVLRNLWKFKGFVVTDYTGINEMVDHGMGDLQQVSALALKAGVDMDMVGEGFLTTLKKSLQEGKVTQAEIDMAARRILEAKYDLGLFDNPYKHGDAKLAAKEVYNMENRNIARNTAAQSMVLLKNDNQVLPLKKSGTVAVIGPLVNNSMNMAGTWSVATKHAASVSLMQGLQSNYGKEVKFLSAKGANIDYDAKLEEIYAAHGKKTDRDNRSKEELLKEAVEVANKADVIVLAIGESAEMSGESSSRTEITIPQSQVDLLNELKKTGKPIAMVLFTGRPLALTNVKDTPDSILNAWFAGSEAGNAIADVLFGKVNPSGKLPMTFPRSLGQVPIYYNAKNTGRPLSQDKVDKCTYERFRSNYMDECNTPLYAFGYGLSYTKFNYSDMAVSTTTAKGNQTVQASVTVTNTGNYDGAEVVQLYIRDMVGSITRPVKELKGFHKIFLKKGESKKVTFDITPESLKFYNGDLKYDWESGEFDIMIGTSSDNVQHSKINWTK comes from the coding sequence ATGAAAAAGTTAATTGTAATCGCCACTTTAGCATTGGCACCTGTATTTTCCGCACAGGAAATGGTAACGAAGCCCGTTCAGTCTTACCAGACAGCTCAGTATCAGGCTAAGAAGAAAGCTTTTGTAGACAATCTTTTATCTAAAATGACATTGGATGAAAAAATTGGCCAGATGAACCTTCCGACTTCCGGAGATTTCACTACAGGACAGGCACAGAGCTCTGATATCGGAAAGAAAGTAGAGCAGGGATTAGTCGGCGGATTATTCAATATAAAAGGAGCAGATAAGATCAAGGCAGTTCAGAAAGTGGCAGTAGAAAAAAGCCGTCTGAAGATTCCTATGATTTTCGGGATGGATGTTATTCACGGCTATGAAACTACTTTCCCGATTCCTCTAGGGTTAGCCGCTTCATGGGATATGAACCTTATCCAGCAGTCAGCAAAAGTAGCTGCCAGAGAAGCTGCTTCCGACGGGATCAACTGGACATTCTCTCCCATGGTAGATATTTCCCGTGAACCAAGATGGGGTAGAGTATCAGAAGGTTCTGGTGAAGACCCATATTTAGGAAGTGAAATTTCTAAAAATATGGTGTATGGCTATCAGGGGAAAGACCTGGCTAATGGAACCAATATCTTAGCTTGCGTGAAACACTTTGCCTTATATGGAGCAGGGGAATCCGGAAGAGATTACAATACGGTTGATATGAGCCATGTAAGGATGTTCAACGAATATTTTCCTCCTTACAAAGCTGCAGTGGATGCTGGTGTGGCTTCTGTAATGGCCTCTTTCAATGAAGTGGACGGAGTACCGGCGACAGGAAACAGATGGCTTCAGACAGAAGTTTTAAGAAATCTATGGAAGTTCAAAGGCTTCGTAGTAACTGACTATACCGGTATCAATGAAATGGTAGACCACGGTATGGGAGATCTTCAGCAGGTATCTGCTTTGGCTTTAAAAGCTGGGGTTGATATGGATATGGTGGGAGAAGGTTTTTTAACAACATTAAAAAAATCCCTTCAGGAAGGAAAAGTTACGCAAGCTGAAATTGATATGGCAGCAAGGAGAATTCTTGAAGCAAAATATGATCTTGGTTTATTTGATAATCCATACAAACATGGAGATGCGAAGTTAGCGGCAAAAGAAGTCTATAATATGGAAAACCGTAATATAGCAAGAAATACAGCTGCTCAATCCATGGTGTTATTGAAAAATGACAATCAGGTATTGCCTTTAAAGAAATCAGGAACAGTGGCTGTAATCGGCCCATTGGTGAATAACTCAATGAATATGGCCGGAACATGGAGTGTTGCGACAAAACATGCTGCTTCAGTTTCTTTGATGCAGGGATTACAGTCAAACTATGGAAAAGAAGTTAAGTTTTTATCAGCAAAAGGAGCCAATATAGATTACGATGCCAAATTAGAAGAAATCTATGCAGCTCATGGTAAAAAAACAGACAGAGACAACCGCTCGAAAGAAGAATTGTTAAAAGAAGCTGTAGAGGTAGCCAACAAAGCAGATGTGATTGTTCTGGCTATCGGAGAATCTGCTGAAATGAGTGGAGAATCTTCTTCAAGAACAGAAATTACGATTCCACAGTCTCAGGTTGACTTACTCAACGAATTAAAGAAGACGGGAAAACCAATCGCAATGGTTCTTTTCACAGGTCGTCCTTTAGCTTTAACCAATGTAAAAGACACTCCGGATTCTATATTGAATGCCTGGTTTGCAGGATCTGAAGCAGGAAATGCCATTGCAGATGTTCTGTTCGGAAAAGTAAACCCGTCCGGAAAACTTCCGATGACTTTCCCAAGAAGCCTTGGGCAAGTGCCAATCTATTATAATGCTAAAAATACAGGTCGTCCGCTGAGTCAGGATAAAGTAGACAAATGTACTTATGAAAGATTCCGTTCGAACTATATGGACGAATGTAATACGCCATTGTATGCTTTCGGATATGGATTGAGCTACACGAAATTCAATTATTCTGATATGGCAGTTTCCACTACTACTGCAAAAGGAAATCAGACGGTTCAGGCATCCGTTACTGTAACAAATACAGGAAATTATGACGGAGCTGAGGTTGTTCAGTTGTATATCAGAGATATGGTGGGAAGTATTACAAGACCGGTAAAAGAATTAAAAGGTTTCCATAAAATATTTCTGAAAAAAGGAGAATCTAAAAAAGTAACTTTTGATATCACTCCTGAAAGCCTTAAGTTCTATAACGGAGATTTGAAATATGACTGGGAATCAGGTGAATTTGATATTATGATCGGAACCAGTTCTGACAATGTTCAGCATTCAAAGATTAACTGGACTAAGTAA
- a CDS encoding T9SS type A sorting domain-containing protein, whose product MKKFYFGAFTLCTALGVSAQEVIWQKDIQSSTQDFLSQVTTTIDQQYLISGSSIQSKSQSPAASGQKQNNGYDFHLIKLDQQGKESWEKYFSGQNHDYLSATVTTQDGGFLLAGTSHSGKGLDKKEDSKGGSDIWLIRINEFGDELWQKTLGSSSDEEARAVIQTTDLGFFAAGNVQNSSKGYGSKDVLITKLDKDGNELSQLILGGKGLDEVEKMIPTKDGGVLLGIYSRSSEVRVSGSDKGSGMRDAGSALNIQNPTPVSRIAKSTDNFGEGDYWIVKLDKNGKVEWEKNFGGKGDDHIRTLALTSNGFIIGGESRSERSGNKTVGLEEGTDLWLISLNERGDEQWQKSYNFKNRDILMGMSVLHSADDKSSKGILLGGYTQAEGRIETDDETFWMLYLDQNGNEQWRKHVKGESGKKEERLSDVKLNRDGSIILAGTSAEELGKENWKIVKLGDKQVDQLIEKYDIKIYPNPVSDYAYVEIGFDPSTGSGQGFKDAEILLYDMSGRQLQSITTKNKVTKINTQPLVQGAYLVTIKTDTNKTANAKLIKK is encoded by the coding sequence ATGAAAAAATTCTACTTCGGTGCATTTACTTTATGCACAGCCCTGGGTGTATCTGCTCAGGAAGTGATATGGCAGAAAGATATACAATCTTCTACCCAGGATTTTCTAAGCCAGGTCACCACAACCATTGATCAGCAATACCTGATCTCGGGAAGCTCTATACAGTCTAAAAGCCAGTCGCCAGCAGCCAGCGGCCAAAAGCAGAATAACGGCTACGATTTTCACTTAATTAAACTTGACCAGCAAGGGAAAGAATCATGGGAGAAATATTTCTCAGGGCAAAACCACGATTATCTGTCTGCTACTGTTACCACGCAGGATGGCGGATTTCTTTTAGCCGGAACATCTCATTCAGGAAAAGGACTCGATAAAAAAGAGGATTCTAAAGGAGGCTCAGATATCTGGCTGATCAGAATCAATGAATTTGGAGATGAACTATGGCAGAAAACGTTAGGAAGTTCTTCTGATGAAGAAGCCAGAGCTGTTATCCAAACTACTGATCTGGGATTCTTTGCGGCCGGTAATGTACAAAACTCTTCAAAAGGTTATGGTTCCAAAGATGTTTTAATCACAAAATTGGATAAAGACGGAAACGAACTCTCCCAATTAATTTTAGGTGGAAAAGGATTGGATGAAGTGGAGAAAATGATTCCGACGAAAGATGGCGGGGTATTACTGGGAATTTATTCAAGGAGTTCCGAGGTTCGTGTTTCGGGATCTGACAAAGGTTCCGGGATGCGGGATGCGGGTTCTGCATTAAACATTCAAAACCCGACTCCCGTATCCCGAATTGCAAAATCAACAGACAATTTTGGTGAGGGTGACTATTGGATTGTCAAGCTGGACAAAAACGGAAAAGTAGAATGGGAAAAGAATTTCGGTGGAAAAGGCGATGATCATATCAGAACATTGGCATTAACTTCAAATGGTTTTATCATTGGCGGGGAATCCAGATCAGAAAGGTCAGGAAACAAAACCGTCGGATTAGAGGAAGGAACAGATCTTTGGCTGATTTCTTTAAATGAAAGAGGAGATGAACAGTGGCAGAAATCTTACAATTTTAAAAACCGCGATATCCTGATGGGAATGAGCGTTCTTCATTCAGCAGATGATAAATCATCCAAAGGAATCTTATTGGGAGGCTATACCCAGGCAGAAGGAAGAATAGAAACAGATGATGAAACTTTCTGGATGTTATACCTTGACCAGAATGGAAACGAGCAGTGGAGAAAACATGTCAAAGGAGAATCCGGAAAGAAGGAAGAAAGGCTTTCCGATGTAAAGCTGAACAGAGACGGTTCTATTATTCTGGCAGGAACCAGTGCAGAGGAACTAGGTAAAGAAAATTGGAAGATTGTGAAACTGGGAGACAAACAGGTTGATCAGCTGATTGAAAAATATGATATCAAGATCTATCCGAATCCTGTTTCGGATTATGCTTATGTGGAAATAGGTTTTGATCCTTCGACAGGCTCAGGACAGGGTTTTAAGGATGCAGAAATTCTCTTATATGATATGAGTGGAAGACAGCTTCAAAGTATTACAACTAAAAATAAAGTGACTAAGATCAATACCCAGCCTTTGGTGCAGGGAGCTTATCTGGTGACGATAAAAACTGATACGAATAAAACGGCGAATGCTAAGCTTATAAAAAAATAA